AAAACTCTCTTCCATTACTAACTGTACGATAGTAGGAGGTTCCTATATAACTGCTTCTATCATTTACTCCTAAAGAGGCATAGCCAGTAACGGATAAAAAGCTAGAATCGAAGCGCTTTTCAACCTTAGTCGTATGAGGTATTGAAGTTATCACTGCTGCCTCCGCGTTACTGCTCGCAACCATATAAGACGAAGTTACCAATAGACTTCCCATTACCAAACTGCTTACTAGTTTTTTCATATATGAATATCCCTCCTTCAAATAATCTTTCTCCCATTTGGGAAAAAGCTAATAATTATTGGGAGTATAGCATGGCATATGAAGTGAATCTATGGGGGGAAGCGCTCATTTCGTGCGTCGATCAGGTCATGTTGTGCCATCTGATGGTTGGGGAGTTTCGACAATTCGTTCATATAAGAAATCCACAACATGCTTAGCTTCCATCTGCTCGCTCACACCGCTTCTATGAATCCCGAGTTTCATCTGCAACAAGCAACCGGGATTACTCGAAAGCAGATATTTAGCCCCAGTCCGGTTGGCATGTTCCATCTTATGCTCCAACAGTTGCCCGGACATTTGAGGCTGCGTCACGTTGTAAATGCCCGCCGATCCGCAGCAACGGTCGGATTCCTTCATCTCGATAAATCTTACATTGGCTACTTGTCTCATCAACTGCCTTGGTGCGCTCGAACTCTTCATAACGTTGCGCAGGTGACATGAATCTTGATACGTTATCGTTAAAGGCTCGGATGAATCTGTGTTTGCTTGTGCAAACTCAGGTATTCTTCCATGCTCAAGCACTAATAGGCTGACATCGATTACCCTGGAGGCAAACCACTTAGCCAGCTCGTGATATTCCGGATCTTCACGCAGCAAATGATCGTATTCAACGAGCAGTGCGCCGCATCCGCCTGCGTTGGAGACGATATATTCAACTCCCGCCTCCTTAAAAACTTTAAGATTCGTGCGAGCTAACTGTTTTGCAAGCTCCATCTCCCCGCTGTGAGCGTGAAGGGCACCGCAGCAGGCTTGCTCATTCGGGATTACCACCTCAAAACCGGCTTCCGATAATAACTTCACCGTATTGACATTGGTCTCTGAAAACAACACATCCATGATGCAGCCTCGAAAAAAAGCCACGCGGGCGATCGTCTCTCCTTTGGCAGGATAAAAGGTGCCGAGCCGCTCGACCACCCCTCGGGCCGTCGCTTCCGGCAAAATCCGCTCCATCTCGCTGAGATGCTGTGGAAACAGCCGCATGACGCCGCTCCCTCTAACTACCTTGCGTAATCCGGATTTTTGATAAAAGAATAACGATCTTCCAAGCCATTTCAATCGCTTGCGATGCGGGAAAATGCCTTGAAAGACAAGCTTGCGAATACCGTTTACGGAAACGCTGTGATTGGCGTGGTCCTCGATGGCGTCTCGGGCTTGCTCAATCAATTGCCCGTATTTCACATCCGCTGGGCAGACCGGCTCACATGCTCTGCAGCCCAGACAGTGATTCATTTGCTTCTGGAACGCCAGATCCGGATCCATGATCCCGTCTGCAACAGCTTTCATCAGCGCGATTCTACCCCGCGGAGATTCCGGCTCCACACCGGTTTCCCTGTACGTGGGACAAGCTGGCAGGCAAAATCCGCACCGCATGCAGTTCGTTAGCTGGTCATAATCAAGCTTGAGATGCAGCGACTTAGCCATCGGATTACTGTGCTCTATGACTGGCTTCAACTGAATTTGTACGTTGGCATCCCTGTTAGGCACGATTTAACACCACTCTTTTCCTCGATTCATTAGCAAACATCTTTCCCGGATTTAGCAGGTTGTGAGGATCGAAAGCTTGTTTAATCCCGCGCATAATTTCGATCCCCGTCTTACCGATTTTCCATTCAAGATACGGTGCTTTGACCATGCCAACACCATGCTCTCCAGTGATGGTCCCGCCTAGTTCAATCGCCGCTTCGAAAATCTCTTCAAACGCCAACTCTACGCGATGAATTTCATCCGCATCCCGTGCATCTGTTGTTGCTGTAGGGTGAAGATTGCCATCGCCCGCGTGTCCAAAAGTAGCGATGGTGACATTATATTTTTGAGCAATCTCGTTGATTCGCAGCACCATTTCAGCTATTTGGGAACGCGGAACGGTGGCATCCTCCAGTATAGTGGTCGGACGAAGCCGCGCGAGTGCTGTGAAAGCGCTTCTCCGTGCTGTTAGCAGCTTCTCCGCATGCTCCTGATTTTTCGCCACTTCAATCTGATCCGCCTTCTCCGACTCACAAATCTCCCGAATACGTTCAATGTCACGTTCAACAGCTTCGGGATCACCGTCTTGCTCGATCAACAGGATGGCATCCATATCCCGCTTTAGGCCTAACTTGGCGTAATCGTCCACGACCCGAATGGTCGGATTATCCATGAATTCCAAAGTCGCTGGAATCATTTTCGCTTCAATAATTCGGGACACGGTTCTAGCTGCTCCGTACAGATCCTTATACATGGCGATCATCGTCTTTTTGCTCTTAGGCGGCGGTACCAGCTTTAATGTGGCCTCCGTGATGACGGCAAGCGTGCCTTCGGAGCCTACCAAGAGCTTGGTTAGATCGTATCCGGCTACATCTTTCATCAGCTTTCCGCCCGTCCGGATGATCTCGCCACTGGCTAACACCGCCTCTAGACCTATGACATAATCCTTGGTCGTTCCGTATTTTAAGCCCCGCAGTCCACCTGAACACTCAGCGATGTTGCCGCCAATCGTCGAAATCCTCATACTGCTTGGATCAGGCGGATAGAACAATCCTAGCGACTCAATGTGGGTAATAAAATCCCCTGTAAGAATTCCCGGTTGTACGGTTGCTGTTAAATTTTGTAAATCGATGTC
This genomic window from Paenibacillus hexagrammi contains:
- a CDS encoding (Fe-S)-binding protein gives rise to the protein MAKSLHLKLDYDQLTNCMRCGFCLPACPTYRETGVEPESPRGRIALMKAVADGIMDPDLAFQKQMNHCLGCRACEPVCPADVKYGQLIEQARDAIEDHANHSVSVNGIRKLVFQGIFPHRKRLKWLGRSLFFYQKSGLRKVVRGSGVMRLFPQHLSEMERILPEATARGVVERLGTFYPAKGETIARVAFFRGCIMDVLFSETNVNTVKLLSEAGFEVVIPNEQACCGALHAHSGEMELAKQLARTNLKVFKEAGVEYIVSNAGGCGALLVEYDHLLREDPEYHELAKWFASRVIDVSLLVLEHGRIPEFAQANTDSSEPLTITYQDSCHLRNVMKSSSAPRQLMRQVANVRFIEMKESDRCCGSAGIYNVTQPQMSGQLLEHKMEHANRTGAKYLLSSNPGCLLQMKLGIHRSGVSEQMEAKHVVDFLYERIVETPQPSDGTT
- a CDS encoding FAD-linked oxidase C-terminal domain-containing protein, encoding MLDQALSQKLRQIVGENYYRDDREALVAHSYDGTPMLQSLPDGVIYPDNTQQVAEIIKHLAEHRVPVVTRGSGTNLSGGTVPVHGGVVMVMHRMNRILDIDLQNLTATVQPGILTGDFITHIESLGLFYPPDPSSMRISTIGGNIAECSGGLRGLKYGTTKDYVIGLEAVLASGEIIRTGGKLMKDVAGYDLTKLLVGSEGTLAVITEATLKLVPPPKSKKTMIAMYKDLYGAARTVSRIIEAKMIPATLEFMDNPTIRVVDDYAKLGLKRDMDAILLIEQDGDPEAVERDIERIREICESEKADQIEVAKNQEHAEKLLTARRSAFTALARLRPTTILEDATVPRSQIAEMVLRINEIAQKYNVTIATFGHAGDGNLHPTATTDARDADEIHRVELAFEEIFEAAIELGGTITGEHGVGMVKAPYLEWKIGKTGIEIMRGIKQAFDPHNLLNPGKMFANESRKRVVLNRA